DNA sequence from the Acidobacteriota bacterium genome:
TCAGCCAACTCCGTGATCCCGCATCGTGGGCAGGTTAGGTAGCGACGGGTGGCGTCGGTCCATTTGGCCATAGCGATGTTTGTTAGTGCCGGGTTCTTGCTTTCCGCTTCGCCCTCGCGAAAGGCTCTCGAGAGCTTTTCGGCCGTTTTAGCGGGCGGGGCGAGATCGCGTTCGCATCCGCGGCAGATCCATCCAAACCCGGCGTTGTAGAAATCGTTAAGCTCGATCATTTCTTTGAATAAACGAAGAGGATGTCTGAAAACTAAACCCGGACTCCTATATTTTATAAATTTAGCCGCAGATGACGCAGATAGCGCGGATTTCAATCGATTTTTTATCAGTTATCCGTTTTTATCTGCTTCATCTGCGTAATCTGCGGTTAAAAATGCTAGGTAGTCAACGATATCTCGACTTTTCAGACATCCTCTCCAGTCCTACGATCGGAATAGTCTATTCCTGAATATTCCGTCGTGTTGTTCTGCTGGCCGGGGCACTTCCGAGTAGCTTGACCGGAACTGTGACCGTTTTGCCGCCTCGATAGACCTCGAAGTTCACCGTATCGCCGATCTGTTTTTTGTCCAGCAGTCGATATAGGTCATCAAGATCGTTCAGCTTTTGGCCTTCGGCAGAGATGAGGATATCACCGATCGTGCCATCAGGCAGGATACCCTTCAAGCCTGAGCGTTCGGCTGATCCACCCGCCTGAGTTTGATAAACAAGCAGGCCGCTCTCGACCGGAACGCGATAACCACGCTGCTTCAGTTCAGCGATGGTTGGCAGCGAAGCACCAAGTTTCGGACGACGGACCTCGCCGAATTGAATAAGCTGAGGAATGATGCGTTTCGCGGTGTTGGCAGGAATGGCGAACCCAACGCCAACCGAACCGCCGGCGGGCGACAGGATCTGCGAGTTAATGCCGATCATTTTCCCGTATTTATCGAGCAGCGGGCCGCCTGAGTTTCCGGGATTGATCGACGCGTCAGTCTGAATAGCAGCGTCGATCGGCCGGTTATTCCGGGCACGGATCGGACGCTGAAGTCCCGAGATGACACCGGTTGTGAGTGTACGGTCGAGGCCGAATGGATTACCGATAGCCAATACCTTCTGACCGACCGTCAACTTGTCCGAATCGCCAAATGACACTACGGTCAAGCCAGGCGGCGGAGCATCTAGCCGTATTACCGCGAGATCGGTGTCCGGATCGCCGCCGACTACGCTGGCGGGATAAGTCTTTTCACCGCCAAAGGAGACGGTCAATTTTTGTGCTCCCTCGATAACGTGGTAATTGGTCAGGATGTTGCCGTTGGTATCAATGACCGACCCGGATCCGTTGCCTTTTCCTTCCTGTACATCGCCCCAAAAATCCTGCTGGTACGAGGTTGTGTTAATAAACGCAACGCCGGGCGAGATCGCTTTGTAGACCTCGATGCTGTTTTGTTCGTCCGTAACTGTCGAAGGCTCAGAAATATTGGCGGGGGCTTGTTCCGCCAATGCCACGCCGGAGTTCTCCTTAGCCGGAAAGAACCGGTCCAGGTTGTACAAGAGAGCAGTCGCTCCGACAGCTATCAAAGCTGACGCAAAGGCCAGGAGTATGATCTGTCTTGCTGATATCTGATAAATTGGTTTATTGCTCATAATTCACACCTTGTATTTAAGAATAAAATATCAACTTTTTGATGCCGTGAAAACACCTTCGCGTTGTGCTGTTTACTTACGAAAAAAAGAAACCCGATGTTTCGTTAGAAACACCGGGGAACAGCATCATGAGAATTGTTTTTTTCTAGATAAGTGCCGCGAAAAGCTGCCCGTGAAAATCGGCAACATTTTGGATCGTGGTGTTAGAAACAACGCCAAATGCCGCGAGGCCCGTAAAAACATGAATGCCCATCAATCCGATGTAAACCGCCAGAGCAACGGCCAGTCCGTAGCGAGCGAGCGGTCGAGATCCCCAGCGATATAGGACGATCGCAGCGACCAGGCCGATGACGATCTTTACGCCGAGGAATGGGCCGTTACCGATATCCAGCAGTGACGCCATCAACTGGTTCCCCTCTGTGGCTACACCGCTGCGAACCCAAACGATCGTCAAAAGGGCATCGAGCAAATTCAGTGCAAAGAGAAGGAACGTCGGGGCAAAAAGCTGCATAGAAAAATAGACCTCTCGCGGAATAAAACTTGTTTAACGTCTCCCTTAAATGACTTGACCCCCGGGTTTTAAACCGGGGGCCACT
Encoded proteins:
- a CDS encoding trypsin-like peptidase domain-containing protein; amino-acid sequence: MSNKPIYQISARQIILLAFASALIAVGATALLYNLDRFFPAKENSGVALAEQAPANISEPSTVTDEQNSIEVYKAISPGVAFINTTSYQQDFWGDVQEGKGNGSGSVIDTNGNILTNYHVIEGAQKLTVSFGGEKTYPASVVGGDPDTDLAVIRLDAPPPGLTVVSFGDSDKLTVGQKVLAIGNPFGLDRTLTTGVISGLQRPIRARNNRPIDAAIQTDASINPGNSGGPLLDKYGKMIGINSQILSPAGGSVGVGFAIPANTAKRIIPQLIQFGEVRRPKLGASLPTIAELKQRGYRVPVESGLLVYQTQAGGSAERSGLKGILPDGTIGDILISAEGQKLNDLDDLYRLLDKKQIGDTVNFEVYRGGKTVTVPVKLLGSAPASRTTRRNIQE